The sequence below is a genomic window from Mytilus edulis chromosome 2, xbMytEdul2.2, whole genome shotgun sequence.
GTTTATTCTAACGTCTAGCCATTGCTATATAAGTAACGTCATAAATACATAAGTCAAGTAGCAACGTTAACATGTATATATTCGCGCTAAATTCCCGACATTCTCGGGGCCGGCAAaagttaaaatatgaaattattaattACTTTAAATGTCAATCGAATAgatatttctgaaaattaaataattaaaatgtctttctaaaacaaattcaaataattcacTTATTAAATTCACTTTTAACGAAGTCTTTCACTTTTAACGAAGTCTATCACTTTTGGGTAGTCCATTTCTTGATGTTCTCTCGAGCTCGGACAGATGCCTCTCGTTTTGGTAGAACTCTTGTCAATCTCTCTGTTGAAGAATCATCATTGTTGTCATCtaagttgttaatgtttgttcgGATTTCGAGCGGGTACAGTTTTACTATAGGACGCGAAGTACGTCCTGCACTAGTTCGTATTATAGCTGCTCGTGTAAAACCATCGTTTCCGGTGATCAATTCATCAACAACGGCAATGTTCCATCGGTTTTTCGGTAATTTATCATCTTGGACTTGCACTACATCTCCAACTTGTATAGTTTGTAAGTTGTTTCCTGTTTGGCGATGAAACTCTCTAAGAGTCGTTATGTACTCGAATTTCCACCGGTTCCAAAAATGCTCCATTAAACTCGActgtttatttaaatgtttatgcaGTTCTTGTTTCCCACTATTCACGGCAATGTATTCAATATTCGGTTGTGGATACGGAGTTAAAGTTATTCTTCTTCCGTACAGTAAGTGTGACGGAGTTAACGGCTCCTCGTCCTCAATATCCGGTGATACGTAGGTCAATGGTCTATCATTAATGATCGCTTCTATTTCTGTCAGAATTGTTTGAAGTGTATCCATGGTAACGTAAGATCTGCCTAATGTTTTTTTCAAACAAGTTTTTGTAATTCCTATAAAGCGTTCCCACCATCCACCATACCAGGGCGCTCTTTTTGGTATGAATCTCCAAGTTGTTCCATATGTTGACAACGTATCGTTTAGCGATGGTGATTGGGTTAATTTCTTTAATGTTTCCGAGGCGGCTAAATATGTCAAGTCGTTCAAATATGGCGGGGTTGACATTAGGCAGTCATTCAAACTTGCGTGATCTGGCGATTTTTTACAGCTACAGTCGTACACTATACGAATTGGTGTTGTTGTCGAATCCTTTTTTACGGCATGGTGTGGTATATAGTGAGTGCTTTTACCATTGTCGTTTTCATCGTTGACCTTCTCTATGAACCCTCTCTTCATTTGGtcttcaataatttctgaatattttctAAGTAAATGTGGTTCACGACTTAGTCTTCTAATTGTGCTCTCGGTCCTTGCTTTAGCGATCATGATGTTGGAAGGTAAGTCCGGATgatccagtttccatggcaacttgGCAGAATAACGTTCGTTTTCAAATTTGATACAGTCTTGTTGATAAGTCTTTACAAAACTCTCCTCATCGTTCTGTTGTGGTAAACGTATTCCTAACGATTCTAGATTCCAGAATTTTTCGATCTCGGTTTCCTCTGCATGGTGTGAAGTAACATTCAAAAGAACTGATGAAGTTAATGATTTCTTTCCGTTTCTTATTACGGGTCCAGATAACAAGTAACCAATTTTTGATGCTACGGCTGTAGGTCCATTCCCTCTAATCACGTGATCTTGAACTATATCCCAATAATAATCGGCTCCTATCAAGAGTGAAATTTCAAAGCTATCAGCGTTATTTGTCGGATGTGCGAGCTTTAAATCTTTCAAGTATGGCAAATTGCGTGTAAAGTATTTCGTCTGGTTTTGAAGTGGAACTGCAATATCTGGAACAATCAATGCATTAATGTTTACAATCTCACCTTTGTCAGTTTGTAGTTGAACGGTTGCTGTATCCAAATGGCGTATATTCTTCTCCTTGTCTCCAAAAGCTGACAGTTCAATTGTGTCCCTTCCGCTTGGTCTTATCTGTAATTTGTCTGCTATGCTCTGAGTGATGAATGAACGTTGGGCACCTTCGTCAAATGAAATACTAGCTTCTGTGATCTGTTTCCCGTATGATATTGGTGCGATAGCGGTTTTCAATAAAACACTTGTGTGTTGTGAGGTATACATTACTGCAGTTTCTGGTTCTTCTGTTTTTACCAAGCTTACAACGGTTGATTTCTCCTTGCTGTCCTGTCCTTTTCCATCTGTAGCTTGTTCCCCGCAAATACTGGTGTGATGTTTCTTGTTACATTTCTTACATCGGTTACGCGATTTACACTCGGCAACACCGTGGTTTCCTAGACAgttgaaacattttttcttttgctttacgATGTTCAGTCTTTCATTCACGTCAGAAATTATCGTGCAATCTCCCGGAAAATGTATACCAGTGCAGTAGATGCAAGGACGTTTTTTGTCATTGAAACGTGGattgtttgtattgaaatttCGCCGAGTTTTATTGCGAGCTTCGGTCAGAAATGTTGCGGTAGTATGTAAACCTTCGCGGTCGGTAAATTGTCCCGCTTCAAGAATTCTCGCTTCTTTTGTGATGGCTTTTCTGAGGTTTTTTAGAGTTATATGATCGCTATCATATTCACGGGCAATACTTTTTCTCGTTTCTACTGGTAGTTTACTAATAATTATAGGTACTAGTAGCGCGCCATACATTTCTTGTGTTTGACCCAAACATTCAATACCTCTTACGTACCTTTCTAGGTGGTCTCCATACCTTCTTAGGCTGTTTAAATCATTTGACGGTGAAGGAAGTTCCATTAAAGCTTTCATGTAGGCATGAATTATCTTGTGGGGCGATCCAAAACGCTCTTTGAGTAAATTGACGGCTGTAGTGTAATTGGCATTTGTCAGTGCGAAACCTTCAATAGTTTGGGCGGCATGGCCATGGAGTTGGGCCTTCAAGTAACTAAATTTCTGTATCTCGGTCAAAGTACTGTTGAAATGAATAGTTGATTCATAGGAATCCCAAAAGGTTTGCCATTGCAAAATTTCCCCATCAAAGTGCGGTAAATCTAGTTTTGGTAATCTGTGGTTTTGACTGCTATTTGATACTGAAGAAAAGCCTTGGTTGTACAAATTATTTGTTGACTGCAAGTCACGATGGGTATTTTGCATGGAGCGGAAGTTATCGAAATGGGTTGGCTGTGCATTAATTTCAGTTTCATTGCTGCGTATAACATTGGCATTGGTAAGCGATGAATTTGTGGGGTAAGATGGAGTAAAACTGTTTGCATTTGGATCTAGAGACGTTGATGCTACATTTTGAGAAATAGAATCAAAATgtgtaatttttctaatttttcgaAGTTTGGACTCTACATTAAACATATACTCATCAGACTCTTGAATTTCCTCTGCTACATCCTCCTCCGACGTTAAATCCAGTATCTTTTCATTCAAATCCACGATAGTCCTCTGTTTCTGTTCAATTGCATCCGAAATTAGTTTCACATCGTCTTTGTCTAAGTCCGAATTCTTTTCAATCTCATCGAATTTCTTGAATAACTTTGTAACTTGCCCTCTGTGTCCTCTACGTACTGCTTTTAACTTCGATTCCATTGTTTCCGACAgtcacggcaccataaatgtTGTGTAAAGTAGATAAAATGCGTTGTGTATAGATCGTGTTTATTCTAACGTCTAGCCATTGCTATATAAGTAACGTCATAAATACATAAGTCAAGTAGCAACGTTAACATGTATATATTCGCGCTAAATTCCCGACACCTGTGTAGTAACATTCCAGCATACAGAGTGTTTATCttccagttgatacgatattcaagGGTTTGCGGTTTCATTATGTtttccttgatagagagttgATCAGAGTTACTGCTTACAATGAAACTATAGTGCACCAAGGGTTTCAGGTGGAAAATTGGAAGTCATCATTTCACAAGTTCCATTTTGACGATTGTGACATTACCAAAAACGATTCATGACCGCATTTAAAGTTCTTTTGTTCAACAACACGACGGATGTCACGCGAAGCATGAACGGTTTACCCTTCTCAATCCCTTGGGTTTACCCCAATTTTGATGGAATTCGTGTTTCTCGATCTTTAGCTTTCAAAGTTTTGTTACGTGGACTGCTGGTTTTTTCTATGCAtagtttttcgtatttttttcaCTTATCCATTTAGTATCTTCCGCCTATCTTCGGTGTAGTTCTAacagaggggtgaaagataccagagcctgtgagacattcaaactcatagatcaaaaataaactgacaacgtagGTAGGTAGGTAATGAATGAATCATTCATTTACAAACCAAGGCCATGTTTAGAATTACGTTTCAGGCTACAACACGTTGATACAAATAACTGAAAGACATCTAAATCTGTCAAATTACCAGATTCAATTCTTCGAAAATAAATGAGCATTATAAAGAAATTACAAAAGACAATCACTATCATCTTCTGTCCCCGGTACTGCAAAAGTATTAGACTTTTCGTTATTGTGATTATTCATCTGTATGCTTTTCATCTTTGTTATTATCTGTTCCCAAGAGCGATATTTTGGTGGTCTGGTCGTTCTAGTCTTGCATGCCTGGTGCACTCTTTTGTGGTGGCCCTTCCTCTGCATTCATATAGCTCTGTTGTTAACCACTAATTGTTATCTTTATATGGCACAGATCCATCTCCTGATCTCAGTTATGTTATCATTTCACAATGAGTCACTCTTTTATTGATATAGCAAGATAATTAGATAAAAAAGCACTATTGAACGAGGGTCTTGACTTGGCACATGGTTTGAAATGTAGCTTCCCTGATACAACTCTGTATTATTTTCGAACACATTCAAGTAATGTTGTTTTACgttttacataatttattttatcattaaagattttaaaattccATTTCTAAAgtgtatatatttttcttctccTGTTATGATATTTGAAAAATGCTAACTTTACATGCTATTCTTTATATAAACGGAAAAATCCATGCACTCGTTCATTTGCTCCATACTCAGATATGCAAGTAGAAACGGACAATACAAGCCTTTAGAAATAATGTCACCCTTAGTCAAGACATGCGTTCCTTTTGCTACAAAATTGACAAAGAAAATagatgtaaacaaaaaatatgagGTAAATATCCAGTGAGAGATCGATCTGAAAAATCTTCCGTTGTTTGCGGTGATTAAAGTTTTAAGAGTTACCTCCTCTTTGTTTACATGGGTGGCAAATTTAAATGTGATattatgtgtgtttttttttaataatggaaTAATGGAATATTTGTCAACTCTCAAGATAAAGATTGAATCCTCCATATTATTAAAACTTTTACTATTGAATTAAAAACCTTTGAAAGAAATTAGTATATTTGGGGTCTCACTTTTAATATTAGCGATAACACtcaacaggaacatatatatacaccttatcgctaatcccggctgacccggccgcttgcacttttgacgtcaacaacaatcacttttccattgtgacgtcagatattttgttttgtgatgtcaaaattttacgggaacctgtgtgatatccagtaatggcggacaaatagcgataaggtgtattgatgGGACTTGACACTACCTGATTGTGTATCAAACTTGTATACTGTCacttcaaatttgttaaaattgcaAGCAGTTCATCGCAGAACTGTgcataatacaccttatcgctaatcccagcTGAACCAGccacttgaacttttgacgcatacaacaatcacttttccattgtggcatcagatattttgttttatgacgtcataattttacgggaacctgtgtgattttcagtaatggcagacaaatagcgataaggtgtatgcaAACAAGGTAATAAAAAAGGGGTGGACATTGCCCCGATGATTTACAAATTCCCAAACTATTATAAAACACTTCACATCAAATAAATCAAACTTATATTAgtaatttaatatgacaaaatatatcttCTGAATGATAAAACTTGTATTTATTTACGATTATAGTCATGTGGTTTATTTATTGAGCAGTTTCAATAGTTTTCCAATCACACACTACCAAAATCCATAAATCTCTGTAAATCTCTAGGAgttcaagatttttttaattttacactGAAAAGCGTATCAGATTCATTTCCTGTTAggtatatactgttcccaggtgaCAAGAAACGACAAGAAGAGGCAAGAATAAtaatttagcgacaagaagagattgtaacaaaatgtttattatacTTAAATAAATCTAATGtaataaattat
It includes:
- the LOC139510754 gene encoding uncharacterized protein, with protein sequence MESKLKAVRRGHRGQVTKLFKKFDEIEKNSDLDKDDVKLISDAIEQKQRTIVDLNEKILDLTSEEDVAEEIQESDEYMFNVESKLRKIRKITHFDSISQNVASTSLDPNANSFTPSYPTNSSLTNANVIRSNETEINAQPTHFDNFRSMQNTHRDLQSTNNLYNQGFSSVSNSSQNHRLPKLDLPHFDGEILQWQTFWDSYESTIHFNSTLTEIQKFSYLKAQLHGHAAQTIEGFALTNANYTTAVNLLKERFGSPHKIIHAYMKALMELPSPSNDLNSLRRYGDHLERYVRGIECLGQTQEMYGALLVPIIISKLPVETRKSIAREYDSDHITLKNLRKAITKEARILEAGQFTDREGLHTTATFLTEARNKTRRNFNTNNPRFNDKKRPCIYCTGIHFPGDCTIISDVNERLNIVKQKKKCFNCLGNHGVAECKSRNRCKKCNKKHHTSICGEQATDGKGQDSKEKSTVVSLVKTEEPETAVMYTSQHTSVLLKTAIAPISYGKQITEASISFDEGAQRSFITQSIADKLQIRPSGRDTIELSAFGDKEKNIRHLDTATVQLQTDKGEIVNINALIVPDIAVPLQNQTKYFTRNLPYLKDLKLAHPTNNADSFEISLLIGADYYWDIVQDHVIRGNGPTAVASKIGYLLSGPVIRNGKKSLTSSVLLNVTSHHAEETEIEKFWNLESLGIRLPQQNDEESFVKTYQQDCIKFENERYSAKLPWKLDHPDLPSNIMIAKARTESTIRRLSREPHLLRKYSEIIEDQMKRGFIEKVNDENDNGKSTHYIPHHAVKKDSTTTPIRIVYDCSCKKSPDHASLNDCLMSTPPYLNDLTYLAASETLKKLTQSPSLNDTLSTYGTTWRFIPKRAPWYGGWWERFIGITKTCLKKTLGRSYVTMDTLQTILTEIEAIINDRPLTYVSPDIEDEEPLTPSHLLYGRRITLTPYPQPNIEYIAVNSGKQELHKHLNKQSSLMEHFWNRWKFEYITTLREFHRQTGNNLQTIQVGDVVQVQDDKLPKNRWNIAVVDELITGNDGFTRAAIIRTSAGRTSRPIVKLYPLEIRTNINNLDDNNDDSSTERLTRVLPKREASVRARENIKKWTTQK